The Streptomyces sp. RKND-216 genomic sequence GCCTTGCTCACGCCGAGGCCGCTGATCTCCAGCAGAGCCGTGGGGCTGGAACGGGTGATCTCGGCGTATCGTCCCGCGCTCAGGCGCGCCAGGGTGAGGAAGGCGTCCGGGTCCAGCCGGGGGTGCTGCGCCAGCAATTTCAGCACCGGCCGGCTGGTGAAAGGTTTCCCCGAGTCGTCGGTGCCGGATTCGGCCAGCAGCTTCTCCACCGGCGCCACCACGGCGCTGGGATCGAGGTGCACGGGCGGATACGACGGCTCGTAATGGAACCCTCCGGTGCGCTCCACGGCGAAGGTCACTCCCGGAGCGGCCTCCCGCAGCGCGTGCACGACTCGCCGCGCGTCGTGCTCCGCCAGCTCCCGGACCTGCACGATCCGGCGGCCGCGGTGCAGGTCCACCACGGCCGCCCCGTTGGCGCAGATGGCCAGCCCGTGGCCGTGCACGTGGTCGCTGACCACCCCCATCCAGCGGGCCGGGCGGCCGGTCACGAAGAAGACCTCGACGCCGGCCTGCTCGGCGGCGGCGAGTGCCTCGACCGTGCGGTCGGAGACGGACTTGTCGTCGTGCAGCAGGGTCCCGTCCAGGTCGGTGGCGATGAGCCGGGGCCGTGACCTGAGGGCGTCGGCGGGCGCGCGGTGCGCGGCAGGATGCATCACGCACACATCTTCGCCTATTCCGCCGCACAGGCGTGCGGTAAGGCGCACGGATGAGCCACTCGTCGGCGTGTGCGTGTGGAGGAGACGTGCCCGGGGTGCGGGCCGGCCGTGCGTGCGTCGCGAAGAATCACCACGCCCCCTCCTGGTCCCCGACCCGTGGCGAACGGCGCCGCGCCGCACGGCTGCCGGAACCGGGCACCGTAGGGTCGTGGCATGCGACTGAGCACGTGCATCCTCCCGGTCCACCGCTGGCACGAGGGAGGCCGGGAACGGTGGACGCGGGCCGAGGAACTCGGCTTCCACGCGGCCTACACCTACGACCACCTGTCCTGGCGGGTCCCCTTCCGGGACGGCCCCTGGTTCGGTGCCGTGCCCACCCTGACCGCCGCGGCCGGTGTCACCTCCCGGCTGCGCCTCGGCACGCTGGTGACCTCGCCGAATTTCCGCCACCCCGTCACCCTCGCCAAGGAGCTGCTGACCCTCGACGACGTCAGCGGCGGCCGTGTGACGCTGGGCGTCGGCGCCGGCGGTACCGGCTTCGACGCCACCGCGCTCGGCCAGGAGCCGTGGACGCCGCGCGAACGGGCCGACAGGTTCGCCGAGTTCGTCACCCTGCTCGACCAGCTGCTGACCGGTGACGCGACCACTTACCGCGGCACGTACTACTCCGCGCACGAGGCGCGGAACATCCCCGGCTGCGTACAGCGCCCCCGGCTGCCGTTCGCCGTCGCCGCCACCGGGCCCCGCGGCCTGCGGCTCGCCGCCCGTCACGGGCAGGCCTGGGTGACGACCGGGGACCCCAAGGTCGTCGCCGCCCCCGACGCCACCCCTCAGGCCTCGCTCGCCGCCGTGGAACGGCAGGTCGCACGTCTCGGGGAGACCTGCGCCGAGGAAGGACGCGACCCGGCCGACCTGCACCGGATCATGCTCGTCGGCTTCACTCCCGACCCGCTGCTCGACTCCGTCGACGCCTTCGTGGACTTCGCCGGGCGGCACGCGGCGGCCGGCATCGACGAGATCGTGCTGCACTGGCCGATCCCCGGCACCCGCTTCGAGGCCGACCCGGACGTGTTCGCCCGCATCGCCACCGAGGCGCCCGCCCAGCTCTGACGGGGGCCGACGGGCGGATCAGCGGCTCCTGGCGGCCAGGCGGCTCTCGTCGATGCGCTCCGCGGCGAGGTAGTACAGCACCGCTCCGGCGCGCAGCGGGGCGTCCCACGGCGGGCTGACCTTCATGGAGCCGTCCTGCCGCACGGCGATCACCGTGGCGCCGAAGTCGCGGCCGAACTGCTGCTGGCAGGCGCCGAACTGCTGTCCGCCCAGGGCCTCCGGCAGCCGCACCGAGTAGGTGTTGCCCTCGCCGCGGCTGCTCATCAGGTCCGCGTACACCTCGGTGATACCCGGATCGAGTGCCTCCTCGGTCAGCAGGTTCGGCACGTGCCACTGCACGCACTGGACCGTCGGGCTCACATACCGCAGGTGCGCGGCGCGGTTCATGTCGTGCAGCGCCGCCACCATGTGCACCTCCGGACGCAGGTGGTCGACGGCGACGGCCAGGGCGAGCGCCTCGTTGTCGTCCCGGGCGTCGATCACCACCGTCGCGGCACGGTCCACGCAGGCCCGTTTCAGCACGTCCGCGTCGCGCAGGTCGCCGCGCACGAACAGGACGCCGTCCTGCTCCGGCATCGGATGCTGCGGCACGTCGTCCCAGGCGCACAGCACGAGTTCACGGACGCGTTCCTCCAGCAGCAGCTCCTGGACGATCCGCTCGGTGCGGCCCGGGTGGTAGCCGAGGATGACGATGTGCTCTGTGAGGTCGAGAGCGACGACGCCCTTCATGCGCTTCCCCCTGACGGACTGGATGTGGCTCGCCAGCTCGGTGAAGAGGATGGTGAGAGTGGCGATTCCGCCGACGATGACATAGCCCCCGACCACGTGACCGGCGCCCGTCTCCGGGAAGAAGTCGCCGTATCCGACCGTCGATCCGGTGACCAGGAAGTACCACCAGTAGTTCTGCGGATCGGTGATCGCGTTCGACCCGGGCTCGGCCAGCCACATCGCCAGCCAGCTGGTGCCGAACACGAACAGGCCGACCGCGAGCGCCGCCCGCCACCCGTGCACGCGGGAGCGCAGCGCCTGGACGAACCGGGCGACGAGGATCGGCACGTGCGGCTCCAGGTGGCTGGAGGGGAATCGGGGAGGGCAGCCTACCGGTCGGGGCGTGTGCGACCGCACCCTGGGACGGTGCGGGGAACCTCTCGCTTATTACCCGCTGGTAAGTCATGATGGCGGCCGACGACGGACGCGGCAGGGGGAGGCGACGGTGACGGCTCCGGAGAAGCGGACCACGGTGCACACGTTCCGGGACGACGCCCTCGGCGAGCACGACGCCGTCGGGCTCGCCGAGGCGATACGGCGCGGCGAGGTCGGCGCGGCCGAGGTGGCGCGGGACGCGGCGGCGCGGGTCGGGGACGCCCGCGCCCTGAACGCCGTTCAGGCGGACCTCGACGTCCCGGCCCGCTCGTCCGGTGGTGGCGGCGCGTTCGCCGGGGTGCCCAGCTTCGTCAAGGACAACGTCGACTACCTGGGGCTGCCGACCGGGCACGGCAGCGGGGCGTTCGTGCCCCGGATCGCGCGTCGGCACGCGCCGTTCGGCGAGCAGTTCCTGAGCACCGGTGTCACGGTGCTGGGCAAGACCAGGCTGCCGGAGTTCGGCTTCAACGCGACCACCGAGTTCGAGGACGAGGAACCCGTCCGCAACCCCTGGCACACCGACTACTCGGCGGGCGGCTCGTCCGGTGGTAGCGCGGCGCTGGTCGCGGCCGGCGCGGTGCCGGTCGCGCACGCCAACGACGGCGGCGGATCCATCCGCATCCCGGCCGCCTGCTGCGGACTGGTCGGGCTCAAGGCCACCCGCGGCCGCCTCGTGGCGAACGAGCAGAGCAGGCCGCTGCCCATCGACGTCGTCAACGACGGCATCGTGAGCCGCTCCGTACGCGACACCGCCGCGTTCCTCGCCGCCGCCGAGACGCACTGGCGCAACCCGAAGCTGCCACCGCTGGGCCTGGTCGAAGGGCCCTCCGAGCGGCGGCTGCGCATCGGGCTGCTCGCCGAGTCGCCGACCGGCGTCCCGATCGACGCCGCCACCGGGGCGGCCGTGACGGAGACGGCCGCCGCACTGGAGAGGCTCGGACACACCGTCGAACCGGTGCGCGTCGCCGTGGACCCGCGGTTCACGCAGGACTTCCTGACCTACTGGGGCATGCTGGCCTTCCTCATCGCCGTCACCGGGCGCAGGCTCGGCACCGGCTTCGACCACCGTCGCATGGACGGACTCAGCCGGGGGCTGCGCGCCGACTACCTCCGGGCCATGCACCGGACGCCGGCCGTGCTGCGACGGCTCAAGCGGTCCCAGGAGGGCTACGCGGCGGCGTTCCGGGGCCTCGACCTCATCCTGAGCCCCGTCCTCGCCCACACCACACCCCGGCTCGGCAGGCTCAGCCCCGCCGTCCCGTACGACACGCTCATCCAGCGGATCACCGCGTACGTGGCGTTCACCCCGCTGAACAACGTCGTGGGCACGCCGTCGCTCTCCCTGCCCGCGGCCAGGGCCACGGACGAGGGGCTGCCGATCGGGGTCATGTTCTCCGCCCGGCCGGGCGGAGAACGCGCCCTGCTCGACGTCGCCTTCGCCCTGGAGGCCGACCGGCCCTGGCGGCGCATCCAGGACGTCGTCCCGGCGAGCTGATCCGGACCGGCCGACGCGCGGGTCACGCCTGACGGGTCGGTGCCGGTGGCCCTTCGGGCTCGCGCATCCGCAGGTAATGGGACGGCACGGCTTCGGTAAGCCACACGCCGTTTCCGCTTTGCCGGAAGGTGTGGCCCTCGCGGTGCATCTCCCCGGCTGCCACCGCCAGTACGAGCGGGCGGCCCCGGCGCGCACCGACGCGTTGGGCGGTCTCCCGGTCCGGGGAGAGGTGCACGTCGTGGCGGCTCATCGGGCGCAGGCCCTCGGTGCGGACGGCGTCCAGGAAGCGGGCGACCGTGCCGTGGTAGAGCCACTCCGGTGGCGCGGCGTCGGGCAGCCCGAGATCGACCTCGACCGAGTGGCCCTGCTGGGCGCGGATGCGGTCGCCGACGGCGTCGAGGGCGAACCGCTGCTTGTCGTTCGCGGCCACCACGTGTTGCAGCTCGGCGCGGGTGAAGGGGAAATCGTGGTCGGCGGCGGCCCGCAGCAGTGCCTCGACCGGGGTCCAGCCGTGCGCGTCGAGGACGAGGCCGATCCGGCCGGGATCGTGGCGCAGATGCCGTGAGAGGTACTTCGAGATGCGCACGTCGCGCTGGGGGTTCACCGGCCCCAGCCTGCCGTGCCGCAACCGGTCCGGCACCTCCTTTTCCGGGTGGTGGGCGGTCTTTCCGGGGGCCGGTGCCGATGTCAGTGGCGGCTGGGACGATGCGGGGATGGAGAGCCGAGCCGCCGTCATCGCCGACCAGACCACCGAACACACCACCACCGACCGCATCACCGACCGCATCACCGACTACTGGGACGCCGCTGCCACGACCTACGACGAGGAGCCGGACCACGGCCTCCGCGACGCCGGGACGCGGGATGCCTGGGCGCGGCGACTCCTGGAGTGGGTGCCGGGGCCGGCCGGTTCGGTGCTGGACGCCGGCTGCGGCACGGGCTCGCTGTCGCTGCTGCTGGCGGAGGCCGGGCATGTGGTCACCGGAGTCGACGCGGCGTCGGGGATGGTGTGGCGGGCCCGGGAGAAGGCGGAGACGGCCGGCGTGCGGGCGCGGTTCCTGCTGGGCGAGGCGGGCGACCCCCCGGTCGGTGACCGGGCCTTCGACACCGTGCTGGCGCGGCACGTGGTGTGGACGCTTCCCGACCCGCACCGGGCGCTGCGGCGCTGGGTCTCCCTGCTGCGGCCCGGCGGGCGGCTGGTGCTGGTCGAGGGCCGCTGGCGGCAGTCCGCGGCCACCGACGCCGCGCCGTACGTCGCGGGAGCGGCGCGGGCGCTGCCGTGGCACGGGGGAGTCGGTGCGGAGGAACTCGCCGAGGCGGTCAGCCCGCTGGTCACCGCCGTCCGGACGGTACCGCTGAGCGGCGAGGTCGCGCTGTGGGGCCGCCCGGTCGACGACGAGCGTTACGCACTGATCGCCGACGTCTGACTGTGAGGATGTGTGGTGGCTTCTGCGACGGGTTCGACTCGCCGTCTGACCGACGCCTCGCGATTGTCTTTCAAGCGATTCGTCTGCTTGTGCGGAGGAGTCACCGCACGCGGGGCGGAAGCCGCGGGGCCGGCGGGTACGGGGCCGCCCCTGTCCCAGCGTGGGAAAGGCGCGTCACCGGGCATGCGCGGGCGCCCTCGTGCGCGTCGTAGGCACGCGAGGCGGTGACGCGGGGGCGCCGCCGTAGGCGGCGGGGCAGAACCGCCGTACGCCTGCGGGACGCTGGCGCTGACCTCTGCCGGACTGGGTCCTAGCGCCGGCGTCGGTGGGCGAGGTCGTCCATCATCCGGGCTGCCGCCTCACGTTCCGTCGCCGCGGCCACGAATGCCGCGACGTTGCCCTCGCCGACCATGTCGCGGACGCGGGCGACCGTCGCTGCGGGGAGGTGGACGGGTGTCGTCCGCCCGTCCTGTGGCGGGTGCCTGTCCTGTGGTTCCCGCTCCTGTGGTTCTCGCGCCGCCGGTGGGGCGTCGGCTTCCGGCCTACCGCTGCTCTCGGCCGCGCCGGTCCCCGCGAAGCCCGCCATCGGTGGGCCGCCCGCGTCCGGCTGTCCCGTCGTCGTCCGCAGGTGGGCCCGGAGGGTGCGGGCGGAGAGCACCTGCATGGCGCGGGCGAGTTCCGCGTCGACCGCCTGCCGGGCCAGCGGACGCAGCCGGCGCACCAGACCGGCCACCTCCGCCGCTTCCGCGTCCGTCGGTGGGCCGCTCCCCGCGAGGTAGTCGGCGAAGACGTGCCGGTCCGCGAAGGTCAGGAACCGCTCGGCGATGTGCTCGACCTGGGTGCGCAACTCCCGCAGGTGCCCGGCGACCGCGGACAACGGCACTCCTGCCGCGTGCAGCTCGGCCGCCACCGCGAGCTCCTGCGGGCTGGGGGCGACGTACACGTCCTCGCCCGCTTCCCCCGGGGCGGGAACCAGTACCCCCAGGCGTACGGCCTCCCGCACGGCCGCCTCGTCGGGCGTGCCGCCGAAGAGGGCGTTCAGGTCGCGCCGGGTGAGCCGCTGCGGCTCCTCGTCGCTCCACGGACCGGCGACCTCCGCTGCCAGCCCCAGCACGCCGCTCAGTCCGCGGCCGGAGTCCCACGCCTCCAGCAGCTCGCGGATCGAGGCCAGCGTGTAGCCCCTGTCCAGGAGTTCCGCGATCTGCCGCAGCCGCAGCAGGTGCGCGTCCCCGTACAGGTTCGCCCGGCCGCGCCGTTCGGGCCGCGGCAGCAGCCCCCGGTCGGCGTAGGACCGGATGGTGCGGACGGTGGCGCCGCTCAGATGCGCCAGGTCCTCGATCCGGTAGGTGGCAGCCGACGCCCTCTCGTCGACCGATTCCGCCTCGCCGACCGATTCCGCCTCGCCGGCGGACCCCGCTTCGTCCGCGAACCCGGCTTCGCCCCGGGACGACCACGACCGGCAGCCCCCGCCCCCGCCCCCGTCGCCGCTCGCGGCCCCGCTGCCGCTCCCGCCGGTCACTTGAGCGGCCGGACCCGGGCTATCGCCCGCAGCGCACGCGGATACATCCGGGCGAGCAGGTGCGCGGTGCGCGCCTCGGGAGTCACCGGCACCACCGGCCGGTTCTCCGCAACAGCCCGCAGCACCGCCGCCGCGACCCGCTCCGGCGGGTAGTTGCGCCGCGCGTACCGCCGCGTCGTCCGCTCCCGCAGCCGCTCCT encodes the following:
- a CDS encoding Cof-type HAD-IIB family hydrolase; the protein is MHPAAHRAPADALRSRPRLIATDLDGTLLHDDKSVSDRTVEALAAAEQAGVEVFFVTGRPARWMGVVSDHVHGHGLAICANGAAVVDLHRGRRIVQVRELAEHDARRVVHALREAAPGVTFAVERTGGFHYEPSYPPVHLDPSAVVAPVEKLLAESGTDDSGKPFTSRPVLKLLAQHPRLDPDAFLTLARLSAGRYAEITRSSPTALLEISGLGVSKASTLALCCAQRGISADEVVAFGDMPNDLEMLGWAGTSYAMANAHPDVLAATTHRTASNQDDGVAAVIERLLADGR
- a CDS encoding LLM class flavin-dependent oxidoreductase: MRLSTCILPVHRWHEGGRERWTRAEELGFHAAYTYDHLSWRVPFRDGPWFGAVPTLTAAAGVTSRLRLGTLVTSPNFRHPVTLAKELLTLDDVSGGRVTLGVGAGGTGFDATALGQEPWTPRERADRFAEFVTLLDQLLTGDATTYRGTYYSAHEARNIPGCVQRPRLPFAVAATGPRGLRLAARHGQAWVTTGDPKVVAAPDATPQASLAAVERQVARLGETCAEEGRDPADLHRIMLVGFTPDPLLDSVDAFVDFAGRHAAAGIDEIVLHWPIPGTRFEADPDVFARIATEAPAQL
- a CDS encoding ion channel, which produces MPILVARFVQALRSRVHGWRAALAVGLFVFGTSWLAMWLAEPGSNAITDPQNYWWYFLVTGSTVGYGDFFPETGAGHVVGGYVIVGGIATLTILFTELASHIQSVRGKRMKGVVALDLTEHIVILGYHPGRTERIVQELLLEERVRELVLCAWDDVPQHPMPEQDGVLFVRGDLRDADVLKRACVDRAATVVIDARDDNEALALAVAVDHLRPEVHMVAALHDMNRAAHLRYVSPTVQCVQWHVPNLLTEEALDPGITEVYADLMSSRGEGNTYSVRLPEALGGQQFGACQQQFGRDFGATVIAVRQDGSMKVSPPWDAPLRAGAVLYYLAAERIDESRLAARSR
- a CDS encoding amidase, whose amino-acid sequence is MTAPEKRTTVHTFRDDALGEHDAVGLAEAIRRGEVGAAEVARDAAARVGDARALNAVQADLDVPARSSGGGGAFAGVPSFVKDNVDYLGLPTGHGSGAFVPRIARRHAPFGEQFLSTGVTVLGKTRLPEFGFNATTEFEDEEPVRNPWHTDYSAGGSSGGSAALVAAGAVPVAHANDGGGSIRIPAACCGLVGLKATRGRLVANEQSRPLPIDVVNDGIVSRSVRDTAAFLAAAETHWRNPKLPPLGLVEGPSERRLRIGLLAESPTGVPIDAATGAAVTETAAALERLGHTVEPVRVAVDPRFTQDFLTYWGMLAFLIAVTGRRLGTGFDHRRMDGLSRGLRADYLRAMHRTPAVLRRLKRSQEGYAAAFRGLDLILSPVLAHTTPRLGRLSPAVPYDTLIQRITAYVAFTPLNNVVGTPSLSLPAARATDEGLPIGVMFSARPGGERALLDVAFALEADRPWRRIQDVVPAS
- a CDS encoding RNA 2'-phosphotransferase — encoded protein: MNPQRDVRISKYLSRHLRHDPGRIGLVLDAHGWTPVEALLRAAADHDFPFTRAELQHVVAANDKQRFALDAVGDRIRAQQGHSVEVDLGLPDAAPPEWLYHGTVARFLDAVRTEGLRPMSRHDVHLSPDRETAQRVGARRGRPLVLAVAAGEMHREGHTFRQSGNGVWLTEAVPSHYLRMREPEGPPAPTRQA
- a CDS encoding class I SAM-dependent methyltransferase; its protein translation is MESRAAVIADQTTEHTTTDRITDRITDYWDAAATTYDEEPDHGLRDAGTRDAWARRLLEWVPGPAGSVLDAGCGTGSLSLLLAEAGHVVTGVDAASGMVWRAREKAETAGVRARFLLGEAGDPPVGDRAFDTVLARHVVWTLPDPHRALRRWVSLLRPGGRLVLVEGRWRQSAATDAAPYVAGAARALPWHGGVGAEELAEAVSPLVTAVRTVPLSGEVALWGRPVDDERYALIADV
- a CDS encoding MerR family transcriptional regulator yields the protein MEDLAHLSGATVRTIRSYADRGLLPRPERRGRANLYGDAHLLRLRQIAELLDRGYTLASIRELLEAWDSGRGLSGVLGLAAEVAGPWSDEEPQRLTRRDLNALFGGTPDEAAVREAVRLGVLVPAPGEAGEDVYVAPSPQELAVAAELHAAGVPLSAVAGHLRELRTQVEHIAERFLTFADRHVFADYLAGSGPPTDAEAAEVAGLVRRLRPLARQAVDAELARAMQVLSARTLRAHLRTTTGQPDAGGPPMAGFAGTGAAESSGRPEADAPPAAREPQEREPQDRHPPQDGRTTPVHLPAATVARVRDMVGEGNVAAFVAAATEREAAARMMDDLAHRRRR